The Candidatus Hydrogenisulfobacillus filiaventi sequence ATGGGCGAGCTGGTGCGGGCCATGGTGGACCGTCCCTTCGTCACCGTGGGCAGCCAGCCGCCGCCGGCGGCGGACGCGCCGGTGGCGCTGGAGCTGGAGGACGTGGTCACCGCCGCCGGGGTCGAGGTGCCCGCCTTGCGGGTGCATGCGGGCGAGATCCTGGGGGTGGCGGGTCTGGTGGGATCCGGCCGCAGCGAGCTGCTGGCGGCGGTGGCGGGGGCGGACCGCGTGGTCCACGGCCATCTGCGCTGGGAGGGCCGGGAACGGCGCTGGCGCAATCCCCGCGAGGCCGCCCGCGCCGGGGTGGTGCTGCTGCCGGAGGACCGCAAGAGCCAGGGACTCATCCTGCCCGACAGCGTAGAGGAGAACATCTGGCTGGGCCTGCTGGACGCCTTCCGCCGGGCCGCGGGCTGGTTCGACCGCGCCGGGGCACACCGCCGGGCGCGGGAGCTGGTGGAACCCCTGGGGTTGCCGGCGGAGCGGCTGCCGGTCCCCGCCCGCAACCTTAGCGGCGGCAACCAGCAGAAGGTGGTGCTGGCCCGGGCCCTGGGCCGCAATCCCCGCCTGCTGCTGATGGACGAGCCCACCCGCGGGGTGGACGTCGGGGCCAAGGACGAACTGTACCGGCTGATCTTTGCCCTGCGGGAGCGGGGGCTGGCCATCCTGCTGGCCTCCTCGGAACTGCCCGAGCTCCTGCGGGTGGCCGACCGCATCGCGGTCATGCACGACCGGCGGCTGGTGGCGGTGCTGGACCGCCGCAGCACCGGCGCGGAGGAGGTACTGGCGTATGCTACCGGTGTCGCCCATGCCCGGCCCGCATCCTGAGGGGGAGGACCGCCCCCGGGCGGCCGCGGGCTGGTGGCGGAAAAGCGGCCGCCTGTTGGGCCAGGCGCCCATCCTGGTGGGGTTTCTGGCCCTGGTGGTGGCACTCTCGTTCCTGTCCCCGTACTTTTTGACGGTCAGCAACTGGCTGCAGCTCATCATGCAGACCAGCATGATGGCGCTGGTGGCTATGGGGGAGACGGTGGTCATCCTCACCGGCGGCATCGACCTGTCCTCCGGGCCTACGGTGGGGCTGGCGGGGATGATCGGGGCCGGCCTGCTGCTGCGCGCTCACACGGGGGCTCCAGTGGCGTTAGTCGCCTCCCTGGCGGTGGGGCTCCTGATGGGGCTGGTGAACGGGCTCAGTGTCACCCGGCTGAAGATGGCGCCCTTCATCGTCACCCTGGCCACCGGTTCCATGGCCTCCGGCCTGACCCTGGCCTATTCCCGTGGCAACACCCTGGCGCCGGTGCTGGGGCCCTATGCCTATCTGGGCGGCGGCACCCTGGCCGGCATCCCGGTGCCGGTGCTGCTGACCCTGGCGGTATTCGCCGGGTTGGGCTGGGTCCTGGCCCGCACGGTGTGGGGCCGGCAGGTCTATGCTGTGGGCGGCAACCGCACCGCCGCCTACCTGGCCGGCATTGACGTCCAGCGGACCGAGCTGTCGGTCTATGTGCTGGCCGGCCTGCTCTATGCGGTGGCGGGCATCGTGGAAACCGGGATGCTGGGGGCGGCCACCGCCAGTGCCGGGCAGAACCTGGTCCTCACCCCCATCGCGGCGGTGGTGATCGGCGGGGTCTCCCTCTTTGGCGGGCTGGGCAGCTTGTGGGGCACCTTCCTGGGTGCCATCACCCTGGGGGTGCTGACCAACGGCCTTGACCTGCTCAACGTTTCCCCCTTCTATGCGCAGGTGGTCTATGGGCTGGTCGTCTTCCTGGCGGTGCTGATGGACGTGACCAACCGCAAGCGCCAGCTGTGAAGGGAGGGACGGGCATGTTGCGCACCGGGATTCTGCATCCGGAATTGGGGGCGTGGCTGGCCCGCCTCGGCCATCACGACCGCCTCCTCATCAGCGACGCCGGTTATCCCATGGTGCCGGGCGCCGCCCGCATCGACCTCGGGTTTGCCCCCGGCCGGCCCGGCCTGCTGGAGGTGGTGGAGGCGGTCGTGGCGGTCCTGCCCCTGGAGCGGGTGTGGGTGGCGGCCGAACTGCCGGAGCAGCAGCCCGGCTTCTTCCGCCACCTGGAGGCCCTTCTGCCCGCGGGGGTGCCGGTGGAGCGGCTGGCGGACCACGAGACCTTTAAGGCCACCGCGGCCGGGGTCCCCCTCATGGTCCGGACGGGGGAGTTCACCCCCTTCGCCAACTGCCTGCTGGAGTGCGGGGTGGGATTCTAAAGCCGGCAGCAGGATGGCCGGTTGGGCCCCGGGGCCAGCGCCCCGGGGCTCTGCTCTTCTATGCCCGCGTGCCTCCGGCCGCGGCTTGCGGCACGGTGATCCCGCTGCGGCTGCCGGGCTGCCGGGGTTGGCGCCTTGACAGGGAGCCGATCCCGCCGGATAATCTTCGCCAACTGCCTGCTGGAGTGCGGGGTGGGATTCTAAAGCCGGCAGCAGGATGGCCGGTTGGGCCCCGGGGCCAGCGCCCCGGGGCTCTGCTCTTCTATGCCCGCGTGCCTCCGGCCGCGGCTTGCGGCACGGTGATCCCGCTGCGGCTGCCGGGCTGCCGGGGTTGGCGCCTTGACAGGGAGCCGATCCCGCCGGATAATTAGCGGCGTGTATACTTAGAGTCACGAAGTATTCGGGAGGCGAAGGACAGACGGAGGAGCAGGATCGGGGCCAGATCATCGAGGCCATTGAGGCCCTGCTGGTGCGGCTGGGGCGCCGCCTGCGCTGGGCCTTTCCCGACGAGGGTCTGACCATGGCCCAATTTGCGCTTCTCAAGCTGGTGGACGCGCATGGTCCCCTGACCATGGGCGAACTGGCCGACCAGCTGGGCGTTTCCCTGGCCACCGCCACCGGCCTGGTCGACCGCCTGACCGCCGCCAACCTCCTGACCCGGGAACGGGCGGAACGGGACCGGCGGGTGGTGGTGGTGCGCCTGAGCGAAAGCGGGCAGGCGCGCATGGCCCAGGCCCAGGCCCGGCGCCGGGCGTACATGGCCAGCGCCCTTCGGCACCTCGGGACCGGGGACCTGGAAATCTTTCTGCGCCTTCTGACCCAGATTACCGAGGGTGTGGAGCGGGACGGCCACGGTGCCGGGGAGGCCCCGCATCCCGGGAAGGAGGGTTAGCCATGGGCTGGCTATGGGCCGGCATGTTGGAAGGCGTAGCCGGGATTGTCGTGGGCGTGGTGCTGTGGACGGCCCTGCCCACCAACGTGCAGCCGGTGGGACTGGTAGCGGCCCTGGCCGGGGTGGTCGCCATGCTCGCCACCTTGGCCTGGGGCCGGCCGGAGCCCCGGGAGGCCGGAGAGGAACCGGCGCCCGAGCCGGGGCCGGCAGGGGAGCCGCTGGTGCCGCCGCGGGTGGCGCTGGCGGCCGCAGGGTCGGAGTGGCCGGAGCTGCCGGACGGCGCCTGGACGGTGCCCGCCGCGGATGTGGACGGGGCCAGCATCATGGGCCGCGAGCAGGCCATCGCGCGCGCCCGCTGGCAGGCCCGCGCCGCCGACTGGCGGGATCGGGCCCGGCGGGTTGACCCGGGGGATCCTCGGGGGGCGGCGGAGGTCCGTATCCTGACCCAGGGCTTCGGGGCCCTGGCCCAGGGCAAGGCCCCGGAGCCGGCGGTGCGGCAGGCTGCGGGCCTGTCGCCCGAGGAGGCTGCCGCCTGGCGGGCGGAGCTGGACGATGAGGCGGCGCGGCTGGAGGAGGAGTGGCGGCGGGTGACCAGCGCCCGTGCCTCCGCCGCCGGCGCGGCGGAGGCGTGGCGGGCCTGGCGCCGGGCCCGCGAACTGGCCGACCGCCTGGAGGAGATTACCCTGATCCGGACCGCCCTGGAGACCGCGGCGCCGGTAGGGCCCGCCCGGCCGGAGGAGGGAAAGGCGTGAAGCGAGGCTGGTTTATCGGGACCGCCATCGTCGGGGTGCTCACCCTGGGCGGGGTGGCGGCCGGCTACGCCTACGCCCGTCAGCACTGGGTGAGCACCGATTACGCCCGATTTGTCGCGCCGACCGCCTGGGTCTCCGCGCCCGCCACGGGCACGTTGGGCCAGGTGCGGGTCAGTCCCGGGGAGGCAGTCCAGCCGGGCACCGTGGTCACCACCGTGCACACGGCGACCGGAACCCGGGTGGCGGTGACGGCCGGTGCGGCGGGCCGGATCGCCAGCCTGGCGGTCCACCGCGGGGACCCGGTCACAGCGGGCCAGCCGCTGATGGCGGTGGTAGATGTCAGCCAGGGCCAGGTGCTGGCCGAAATTCCCGGCAGCGATGCCGGAAAGGTGGGCGTGGGCTACACCGCCCACTGCCGCTTTACGGCCGACCCCGGGATTTCGGTGGCCGGTACCGTGGACGCCATCGGGGGCGCGGCGCTGGCGTGGCCGGCACCGCCCTCCAGTGGCGCCTATGTGCGGCAGACGCAGTGGATTCCGGTGCGCATCCGCCTCGAGGGCGTGCGCGGTTCGGGAGTGCCCCTGATTGCGGGGGAAAGTGTCAGTGTCCGCATCGACCGGTGACGGCCGGCGGCCGGAAGGGAGGCCAAGCGTGTGGCGACGGCAGCGTCCCTGATGGGGGACGGACGGCATTGGGGCCGGGCCCTGTTCGTGATCATCATCGGGGCCTTCATGGCCATCCTGGATACCTCCATCGTGAACATCGCCATCTCCACCCTGGAGAGCGAATTCTCCGTTTCGACCTCCCAGGTGCAGTGGGTGGTCACTGTGTACCTGCTGGCCCTGGGGGTGGTGGTGCCCATGGCCGCCTACCTGGGGGACCGTTTCGGATTGAAGCGCGTGTACCTAGCCGCGTTGACCATCTTTACCATCGGATCGGCCTTGTCGGGCTTGTCCTGGAGCCTGGGCGCCCTCATCTTTTTCCGCATCCTGCAGGCGCTGGGCGGTGGGCTCATCATGCCGGTGACCATGTCCATGCTGTACCAGATGGTGCCGCGCGACCGCATCGGCACCGCCATGGGCATCTGGGGCCTCACCCTGCTGTTCGCCCCCGCCCTGGGCCCCACCCTGGGCGGCTACCTGGTGCAGTTCATCACCTGGCGGCTCATTTTCTACATCAACGTGCCCATCGGTATCCTGGGCATCCTGCTCGGGATTGCGTACGTCCCCGATTTTCCGGTGCGCAAGGGGGCACGTTTCGACCCCGTGGGCTTCGTGCTGGTCGCGGCGGGGCTGTTCGGCCTGCTGTTGGCCCTTTCCGAGGGCCAGACCTGGGGCTGGTCCTCGGAAACGATCGTGCTGCTGCTGGTGGGGTCAGGCTTTCTCCTGCTCCTGTTCACGGAATGGGAGCTCACGATCCCCCACCCGCTACTCAACCTGCGGGTGTTCCGTTACGGGAGCTTCACCTTAAGCAACCTGCTCTCCATCATCATCACCATGGGGCTCTTCTCCGGGGTCTTCTATGTGCCCCTCTTCCTGCAGACGGTGGCGGGTTACGGCGCCTTCCGCACCGGGCTCATCCTGATGCCGGGGGCGCTGGCCTCCGGACTCATGATGCCGATCGCCGGCCGCATCTACGACAAAATCGGGGTGCGCCTGCTGGGGACGGTCGGGCTCCTGCTCCTCGGCTACACCACCTACCTGCTGCATAACCTCTCGCCCACCACTCCGGCGGGCACGGTGACCTGGTGGATGGTATGGCGGGGGTTTGGCATGGGCATGACCATGATGCCCATCATGACCGCGGGTATGTCCCCCATCCCCACTCTGGAGGTGGGGTCTGCCTCTGCCATCAACAACATCATCCAGCGGGTGGCGGGGTCCTTCGGGTTGGCCGCCCTCACCGCCGTCCTCGACCGCCGGGTCGCCGCGCATACCGTCAACCTGGCCTCCCCCTGGACGCCGGTCAACCCCGCCGCCCAACACCTGCTGGTCCTCTTTCACCATCTGCCCCAAGGTCTCACCCTGTTGGGCGGCTACATTCAGGGGGAGGCGTTTGTGTTCGGCATTGATGACGTCTTCGTGCTGATGGCGGCCCTGACGGTGACGGCGGCGGTGCTGACCCCCTTCCTGCGTACCGTCCGGCATCCCCCCGGCCCCGGTGGTGGCCGTCGGGTAATTGTCAGCGATTAGTTCCGGCCCCAGGCCGGCGAAAGGAGTCTTAGGCCCATAATGAAGCCCGGACGCGTGATCCTCATCAACGTACTGCTGGTGGTGGCCCTGGTGATTTTGGGCGCCCTCGGCGTTTACCTTTGGTCTCAGAACTACGACTACGTCAGCACCGCCGATGCCAGCATCAACGCCCCCTCGGTGCCGGTGGTGGCGACCGCCACCGGCACCCTTGCCAGCCTGCCTGTGCACGTCGGGGAGCACCTCAAGGCGGGGCAGACGGTAGCCACCGTAACCGTGCCCCCCAGCGGCAAGAGCGGGCCCACCACCGTCACCATCACCGCCCCGGTCAACGGGACTGTGGCCCAGGTACAGGCGGCGCAGGGCCAGATGGTGACCCCCGGCACCCCGCTGGTGACCGAGGTGCAGCTCTCGCAGGTGACGGTGGTGGCCAACATCCCCGAGACCAAGATCCGGCGGGTGCACGTGGGGCAAAGCGCGCAGGTGACGGTGGACGCCCATCCCGGCGTG is a genomic window containing:
- a CDS encoding MarR family transcriptional regulator; amino-acid sequence: MRLGRRLRWAFPDEGLTMAQFALLKLVDAHGPLTMGELADQLGVSLATATGLVDRLTAANLLTRERAERDRRVVVVRLSESGQARMAQAQARRRAYMASALRHLGTGDLEIFLRLLTQITEGVERDGHGAGEAPHPGKEG
- the rbsD gene encoding D-ribose pyranase codes for the protein MLRTGILHPELGAWLARLGHHDRLLISDAGYPMVPGAARIDLGFAPGRPGLLEVVEAVVAVLPLERVWVAAELPEQQPGFFRHLEALLPAGVPVERLADHETFKATAAGVPLMVRTGEFTPFANCLLECGVGF
- a CDS encoding Multidrug resistance protein (function not yet clear) produces the protein MKPGRVILINVLLVVALVILGALGVYLWSQNYDYVSTADASINAPSVPVVATATGTLASLPVHVGEHLKAGQTVATVTVPPSGKSGPTTVTITAPVNGTVAQVQAAQGQMVTPGTPLVTEVQLSQVTVVANIPETKIRRVHVGQSAQVTVDAHPGVTFTATVEHIAPATQSYFSVLPTTATAGSYTKVVQRVPVILSVDTAGYTLLPGENCEVRITIH
- the rbsC gene encoding ribose ABC transporter (permease) (Evidence 2a : Function from experimental evidences in other organisms; PubMedId : 7921236, 15849754, 16850406; Product type t : transporter), with amino-acid sequence MLPVSPMPGPHPEGEDRPRAAAGWWRKSGRLLGQAPILVGFLALVVALSFLSPYFLTVSNWLQLIMQTSMMALVAMGETVVILTGGIDLSSGPTVGLAGMIGAGLLLRAHTGAPVALVASLAVGLLMGLVNGLSVTRLKMAPFIVTLATGSMASGLTLAYSRGNTLAPVLGPYAYLGGGTLAGIPVPVLLTLAVFAGLGWVLARTVWGRQVYAVGGNRTAAYLAGIDVQRTELSVYVLAGLLYAVAGIVETGMLGAATASAGQNLVLTPIAAVVIGGVSLFGGLGSLWGTFLGAITLGVLTNGLDLLNVSPFYAQVVYGLVVFLAVLMDVTNRKRQL
- a CDS encoding Biotin attachment protein, which encodes MKRGWFIGTAIVGVLTLGGVAAGYAYARQHWVSTDYARFVAPTAWVSAPATGTLGQVRVSPGEAVQPGTVVTTVHTATGTRVAVTAGAAGRIASLAVHRGDPVTAGQPLMAVVDVSQGQVLAEIPGSDAGKVGVGYTAHCRFTADPGISVAGTVDAIGGAALAWPAPPSSGAYVRQTQWIPVRIRLEGVRGSGVPLIAGESVSVRIDR
- the rbsA gene encoding ribose ABC transporter (ATP-binding protein) (Evidence 2a : Function from experimental evidences in other organisms; PubMedId : 7921236; Product type t : transporter) — translated: MAKAALVELCGIHKRYPGIQALADVSLAAPTGQVLALCGENGAGKSTLIRILAGSERPDKGCIRLEGRERHWASPREAREAGIAAIYQELSLVPTLGVRDNLALGVWPHGRAGQVQQRALDRLVEAGLAQVGLSPADLDLEAPVGRLNMGLQQLLEIAKALLLQAKVVIMDEPTSSLTPSETERLFARIRDLKARGLLVLYVSHRLEEVFAVADRAAVLRDGRLVDDRPIGDWEMGELVRAMVDRPFVTVGSQPPPAADAPVALELEDVVTAAGVEVPALRVHAGEILGVAGLVGSGRSELLAAVAGADRVVHGHLRWEGRERRWRNPREAARAGVVLLPEDRKSQGLILPDSVEENIWLGLLDAFRRAAGWFDRAGAHRRARELVEPLGLPAERLPVPARNLSGGNQQKVVLARALGRNPRLLLMDEPTRGVDVGAKDELYRLIFALRERGLAILLASSELPELLRVADRIAVMHDRRLVAVLDRRSTGAEEVLAYATGVAHARPAS
- a CDS encoding MFS transporter (Evidence 2a : Function from experimental evidences in other organisms; Product type t : transporter); the encoded protein is MATAASLMGDGRHWGRALFVIIIGAFMAILDTSIVNIAISTLESEFSVSTSQVQWVVTVYLLALGVVVPMAAYLGDRFGLKRVYLAALTIFTIGSALSGLSWSLGALIFFRILQALGGGLIMPVTMSMLYQMVPRDRIGTAMGIWGLTLLFAPALGPTLGGYLVQFITWRLIFYINVPIGILGILLGIAYVPDFPVRKGARFDPVGFVLVAAGLFGLLLALSEGQTWGWSSETIVLLLVGSGFLLLLFTEWELTIPHPLLNLRVFRYGSFTLSNLLSIIITMGLFSGVFYVPLFLQTVAGYGAFRTGLILMPGALASGLMMPIAGRIYDKIGVRLLGTVGLLLLGYTTYLLHNLSPTTPAGTVTWWMVWRGFGMGMTMMPIMTAGMSPIPTLEVGSASAINNIIQRVAGSFGLAALTAVLDRRVAAHTVNLASPWTPVNPAAQHLLVLFHHLPQGLTLLGGYIQGEAFVFGIDDVFVLMAALTVTAAVLTPFLRTVRHPPGPGGGRRVIVSD
- a CDS encoding protein of unknown function (Evidence 5 : Unknown function): MGWLWAGMLEGVAGIVVGVVLWTALPTNVQPVGLVAALAGVVAMLATLAWGRPEPREAGEEPAPEPGPAGEPLVPPRVALAAAGSEWPELPDGAWTVPAADVDGASIMGREQAIARARWQARAADWRDRARRVDPGDPRGAAEVRILTQGFGALAQGKAPEPAVRQAAGLSPEEAAAWRAELDDEAARLEEEWRRVTSARASAAGAAEAWRAWRRARELADRLEEITLIRTALETAAPVGPARPEEGKA